A window of Drosophila sulfurigaster albostrigata strain 15112-1811.04 chromosome X, ASM2355843v2, whole genome shotgun sequence genomic DNA:
CGCGAATGCCAAAGGCAAGCAGCGCCAAAGTAGaagcaccaacagcagcagcagcaacgccaaGCGAAAGTAGAAGGcgaaacaaaaatgcaaaataaaaaaaggaaaacacaaaactttCCCGCCCCCAAaacacattgttgttgttgctgttgttggccaatggaaaataacgacaacaacaacaacaacgatgtcgacgacgacgacgacgacgatggccgTGTAATTGAGTTGATAACTGCGAATAACATAGAATGTTAATCAGTTTTGTGCTCCATACCTGACGCTCGCTCAGATAGCAGCTGCGATAGTAACGAGTAGTCTAAACTACATTGAGTAGTGGTAGTAGAAGaagtagttgctgctgccaaccACAAAACGGAATGgagaatatacaaaatgtatttgagGTGAACTAAAACTTTGCTTTAAGGTAAATACGATTAGCAAAGGAATAGAGTAATGCGATCTGACAAAGTATTTTATACTTGCTAAGCGAGAAAGTTTGTTTTCACAGCAGTTTAaagagaaatatatttgtatatgaatTAGCAAGTAATTTGAGTCCGACTAGAAATATGTAGATAAGGAATTATGGTAATTAAAAAGTGatgaaactgaaataaattgtatttttaataactttatttttatttgaggCGGAAACAAGCTTTTCAGCACGAGCTAATAAAGTGTTTGAACGCTGAAactaaaaatatcaacaaacattttatacCCCCCCCCcccttttttatacccgctaaccatagggtagaagggtattttaactttgtaaCTCCAGAAAAtgtacaaatgtatgtaacaggcagaaggaggcaccTCTGctcctataaagtatatatattcttgatcagcatcaacagccgagacaatctAGCCATgaccgtctgtctgtctgtccgtccgtaagCACACCTAGATCTGACAGACACTTGTTTGCACGCAaataaagtttgtttcaaattgttgtcaCACCTATTTCTGTCCCAGCAACTTGATAATTTCCTAATCGCGATAGAATAATTgtagtttttatgattcctacaaatttgtttgcgatcaTATAAAAGTTGAAGAAGTTGTTTGAGAaatacttttggtatattttgaatgtagaaccatataataatatctaatatattagtatttttgtgatatattggACAAGTtacttaagaaatacttttagtatattttgaatgtagtactatatcgatattcctaaaataacatttggaatattattagtatttttgcggtatattttaaaattaatatcacactgttttggttttattcataatgagtagcgggtatctcacaatcgagagcactcgactgtagcatTCTTACTATTCAAGTAGTGGGTATAAGAATGTTATGTATTTATCAGTTGGTTGTTCAGTTATCAGTTGAAGCGCGTTGTATTATGCATACTCGTATATTAGCCATGCTAAAGAGGGGgggcacacacatatatttcaGGCGTAATCTTAACTGAAATCGCATAGTCATGCTCCAGTTAAAGGGTCATTAAGCTGCATGATTTAGTTGAGATCTGCAGCAAAtagttgtgtgtttgtgtgtgtgtgtatgcgccCTTTCGGACTCTTTAGGCTAGAGCAGTTCTGGTGTCGTCATATCGGTAACTATCTCAATAAGAGCTGTGATAATTTGTAACTGTTGTTATCGCAATCAGTACCCATCTCTTTTTCTGTTATTGTTCGAAAGTTTTCCTGTGGCTCTCGGACTCATATATCTTTTGGGGCGGCAATGGAGGAGAACGCcaaacggcaaacggcaaacggcaaagCCACAGTCAGAGTCACAGTCAAAGAGCGTACACACTGGGTGATATACGAGGCCGAGTCTGCTTTCGGCCCCGTTGGCTAAATGGAAATGTTAATTATCTGACAACGGAACCGCTTAAAGTTAATGTGAGCTGCCGTCAGGCGTTTAAGAGGGGGGCCCGTCGTGTGTACTTGTTTTGTGGGTGCTACGCAGAGTACGCAGAGCAAAGTACGTAGCGTACCCTTCAAAATGAAACTTGCTTGCAACTTGCTTACGCTTACGCTTACGCTTACTCTTACTCTTACGCTCTTTGCCCATTTGGTCGGCCTCTATCGGGTTGAGCATTATGCTCAGATTAAATGGAACGGCAGAATGGCTCTTACTGAAGTCGGTTGTATTCGCGGCGTCAGCTTGCAGCATTATTTCACAAATGTTTGAAATCAGACAAGCcgcaaaaacttttaattaaaaacttgtcGCTTGACTTTCAAAATGTGTATGCGGGTCGAACGCGGACGGTCGACGTACGACGTACGACGCACGACGCACAAGACGACTGAGAGTCTGTTTGGGGAGAGTTATGCAATCGAAAACAGACCCAAGCACATGCAAATAGTTAACCCTATCCCCCATGAAGAGACCTGCCGTCCAATCGAACATGACATGCTGTAACTGAATCACAATTTGTAAATCTAAAGCCCAACCGCAACAGGTTAACAGACACCGCTCTCTAGAGATGACAGCGTGCTCCACAAATTGAACAACGactttatttcaaattcaacaGATAGTTGTAAATAGTTGCAAACtcgtttattttcatatttagaaaaataaaggattatattgtattaacaaaaatcataaatttagtaaacaaaaaaattatatatagtttttaatacaaataagttaataaaaatgcacatTAAATTTAGCTGtaaaactcatttattttaataattacaaaaacaaggaaaaaatcaaaaggaataaaaaaaaacataagtttatgaaaaaatgatataatttttaatcaaaatgagtaaattaatatttacattcatctcaaaaataatttttgttttaaatgaagAGAAAATTAAAgggaaaacaatttttatattataataattcaaCAACGATTCAGTCTcctttatattaataatttgaaaaaaataaatccaaataagaaaattaagaaagtttctaacaaaaaaaaaaaataaataaataaaaactgacATTAATCTTAaatctaattattatttataaaataaataaaataaataggaaTCAATTCTAACATCATAGGGGTTAATTTTATCAATTTACAGTTCTCATAaataacaatcaaaataatcGTGATTCAAAGGCTAAAGTTTAACCTTTAGTTGAATATTCTTTTCACTTCAATTGGATGACAACAAACGTTTTCGACTATTAAAGAAGATATAGTTTGGATggaatacaaatttgttggaAGTTcaatgattaaaaaaaataaattaaagagtaaacatttctaaaaaaaaaaatggaatttctAGTAATCATAAATAAGTATCAAAAACAAGTTTGAAGTTACGTTTTGAGTTTATCCCAtagtttaatttcattttcatttcatatggCCGTCAAGATAAAATACCTTGGCTGGAAATTTGTGGGagattcaattattaaataaattgaatagaGAGAAcccaaatttattaaaaaaatataatttctgtACTCATAAAGAAGCATCAATAATAagtttgtaattaatttttgagttTACCCtttagtttaatattatttagacTACATAAAGATGACAACCAACTCATGCGACGATCTTAACCAGCAGCTGCCGGGTATGAAAATAGTTAATGCTGCTTTCTTGTTAATTGCTTCAGTTGTGCTAGGTCAACCAAAGTCATCGTGTCACGCAGTACAAGACGCACACAACTCTACTTTCACACctacacttgcacacacacacacacacacacacactcgcacacacagctcagaaacacacacatcaaaaACTCACACAGTATGCTGTGACTTGCGTCACAACGTCGAGTCGCCGTCACTTGAGTTACAGGCGCTCTAATCTTATCAACCCAACAAGCAAGAGCAAGACagcgagcgaaagagacagagagagagagtgagggagcgAGGGCAAGGGAGAGCGAGTGAGATGGACAGCTGGGAGCGAACGAACATAAATTCATGGCGTGCACAGCAGGGCAGCTACAGTCAAGAAGATGAGCCTCAACGACAAGGTGGTGATTGTGACAGGCGCCAGCAGCGGCATTGGAGCTGCCATTGCCGAGGTGTTGGCCCGCGAGGGCGCCCAGTTGGCGCTGGTCGGACGTAATGCCGACAATTTGGTGTCCACCGAGGCATCGCTGCAGCAGAAGTACAAGGGTGTCAAGACACTGAACGTGATTGCCGATGTGACCAAGGACGCCGAGGCTATTGTCCAGCAGACGCTGAAGAAATACGGACGCATCGATGTGCTCGTCAACAATGCCGGCATCTTGGGTAGCGGCCCATTGGAGACGCTTGACATTGAGGAATTCGATGCGGTGCTCAACACAAATCTGCGCGGTGTCCTTCTGCTCACGAAAGCGGTGCTTCCTCATCTGATCAAGACCAAGGGTGCTGTAGTGAATGTCAGCAGTTGTGCGGGCATTCGGCCATTTGCCGGCGCCCTCAGCTATGGCGTCTCGAAGGCGGCGCTCGATCAGTTCACCAAGATTGTTGCCTTGGAATTGGCACCCAAGGGTGTGCGTGTGAATTCGGTGAATCCTGGCTTTGTGGTCACCAACATTCACAGTCGCATTGGCATCAAGGATGAGGCCTACAAATCTCTGTTGGAGCGTGCGATCAACTCGCATCCTTTGGGACGCGTCGGCGATGTCTTTGAGGTGGCCGAGGCTGTTGCCTTCTTGGCCAGCTCCAAGGCTAGCTTCACCACCGGCGCCCTCTTCCCCATCGATGGTGGCAAGCACAATTTGACGCCACGCTAAGAGTCCAAAGTATTCCTATCTTCCTACATATGTATCttatatatagaatttgttatttttttttttttggtcttgTCTTTAAGCTGtgacaataaatgcaaaaaaaacctGAAATGTTACTTGAAATGCAAACCGAGTGGGTTTTTTTTCGAATCATTCAGCGACCCCAAAATGACCGCCATGGGGTGCCAGACACTCGAGTAGCTCGACAAGCTTATCAGCTTATCACGTTTAGgccacaaaatgttgctgtCATTTGAGACTCCGACCATATCTGCGATTGCAAAATACTCCTAAAATACTCCCATCACTtattcaacattcaacattcaacgtCAGCTATCTCATTTCACATACGCGTAAAGCACTCATCTCCTACTTCTAATATCAATGTCACACTCCTATCCCCTATCTAAATCACTCAACATTTATAGTGGGTATTTCTTCGGTTCCCCTCCGGCACTTGTAGTGGGGCAGGTCGCTGTTCCCCTCCAACGTAGTGCCAAAATAACGGGATTATCATTTCCTGCCTCTTGGCTTTGGGACAACTTTGGCACACAGTACGTGCCTTTACAACCTGTTACTTCGCTCGCTTTTAAGCTCTGCTAAAGCTTATTGCGCTGACCGAAAGCTTTTATAAAGCTAATATTGTTGCCAgcttataatattattaacacTCAGACTTATGAGTGTGTCTTAAGTAGTAGAACAATGCGAAGCCACCTGTTACATTACAAGAGTTCACTTACTGTACGAGTTCTtaatctaattaaaatatcaGCAGCAATGACCAAAAGTGCTAAGACAGCTAGTGAAATATCAAGCATACATAAATCGGAAGCAAGCAGATATACAGAGCGTCACTTCATTGCACAGCATTCTTTCCTATTTGTAAAATGCAATATCCTCTGAAGCATCTTTTATATCTgttgctttaaaatttcaaattgacgCGCTAAAGCTCcagcaaaagtattttatcGTTTTGTGTCATACTTTAGGGCTGCTCAAATTTCAATCGTCATTACGAGCTCAAACGAAAGAGGCGCCACTCAATAATCAAAAAAGTGTTGTGCTTCAGCTTGCTGCTTATTTATGTTCGTCTGGTATTTCATCAGTTGGCTTAGCAGTTTTCACCCGCTCGCTGGTGCTTTAAAAGCGCGACGAAGGCTGAAAACTACAATTTcagcatttaaaatactaggcgaacataaatcagcagcaagcagaaatgcAGTAAGCATATTTagtagcgccatctatcggCCGTAATGCtacaccctcaaagtatgctacaaaaatttaagtttCGTAGTGGATTCCACgcgccaatttcaaatttgaaattgaaaataaaggcaaaatattgcggtatcattttcaaaatataccgaatatattgcaaaaatactaaaaatataccaaatggtatatttggtatatcgatatagtacaccattcaaaatataccatagacggcacagtataccagattgtcggccaaagcaactcagaccctagtaagtaggcgcttttgcccatacaaaagtatttctttaataacttccacaattccacaattttcaggaatcataactactatagtaattattgtatacaccaaaattcgcaactctagctttaaaattaggcttgttattcgatttttttgatttgcgggggcggaagtgggcgtggcaaaaatttgaaacaaacttgatctgcgtgcaaacataacaaatgctgtcaaaaaaaattatagctctatctcttatagtctctgagatccagtgtttcatacggacagacggacagacggtcagacacacagacggacagacggacatggctatatcgtctcggctgttgacgctgatcaagaatatatatactttatagggtcggagatgactccttctgcctgttacatacatttcctgccggcacaaagttataatacccttctaccctatgggtagcgggtataataaaaaagcgaaattatataaaacttaTAGTAACACATTATCCTAACCTCCCCACTCCTCTATCTGTGGCCCAAGGATAGGCAATGTTATTAATCGACAGCCTACCGACTATATTGATATGAATCTCAAGCTTGAATATTGTGGCCACGGTTGCTacttttggtacattttcaatacGCCTGgtctaaaatttaaatttttcttaaaattttatgttcacacatattattttaacaaatggctCTGTTGCACAAGACACAAATTttgaatcacaatttgtgaaatacaaaaaatctttcgtgaaaaaatttgtggtacatttttgctaaaattggtaaatttttgtaaaattttggtacaaaaaattatttttttggaatgGCAACCGTGATTCTGGCACAAAGACTGCTAagaagtattttatatttttataaatgaattaaaataaaacaaaactcaaacgatttatgtagcatacttttaggaagCGAATAATACAATAAAGCAACATACTGTTGGTattcaaattacaaatgtCAAATGTGTGTCAAATGTTGATTAGGGTGTTGTGCAAATTGTGTCCGAAACGATTTGCGCTCATCATTGTGACAAGTCGTAACTACCAAAATGGGATTTGGATTGTGTCTTCCCAAATTCGTTAAGGAACAAAGGGGAAGCTACTACATAAGTTATAACTTTTAGCTCATAACTTGTGTCGCGACATGCTGCAACAGCAGTCAATGAGCAACGACGCGACAGATAATTGATAATTGATTTGCCAAATAGATTAGATGGAGGAGCCAGGGTCACAAAATCAGTCAGTATAGTAATCAGTTTATTTACTACTGTATACGATCGGGTCTGGACCCTTTGTGATGTCGTTTTGAgtcgtgttgttgttattgtttgtgtgtgtgtgttttttttttaactgcaTTGGCAGCAATTTCACAAGACATTGATTAAATTGTACTGTCGcctatttattgttttaatctTTGGCACAGCActcgtattattattgttattattttcgctgtagttgttgttgttgttgatatttttgcTACTTTACGTATGCacatcaatatatttatatatggaatattttgtttttttgttgctattgtttttgtattttatagcACATTAAGTTAGGTGTGATAAGGACCACACACAGTCACCGCTCAAGTAAGCAAGCACAAGTAAGCGagcaagcaaacacacaaccaaaacacacaccaacacagacacacacacacatacatagcaAATAATTAGCAACGTGCGCAAAAAACAATCGCGCGTTTCGCTAGCGTTTTAAATCGCACGCAGCAATTAAGCGCCTCTATGTGGCCAGTGGGCAGAGACAAACGGCCGCCACTGTTgcctactgctgctgctgcctggtGTTGCTGATGTTATTGGTACTTGGAATGCCAGCTGCTCATAAATTGCACCAATTTGATGTGATAATAGTAAGTACAAAATgtctaaatacatatatt
This region includes:
- the LOC133848612 gene encoding 3-oxoacyl-[acyl-carrier-protein] reductase FabG, which translates into the protein MSLNDKVVIVTGASSGIGAAIAEVLAREGAQLALVGRNADNLVSTEASLQQKYKGVKTLNVIADVTKDAEAIVQQTLKKYGRIDVLVNNAGILGSGPLETLDIEEFDAVLNTNLRGVLLLTKAVLPHLIKTKGAVVNVSSCAGIRPFAGALSYGVSKAALDQFTKIVALELAPKGVRVNSVNPGFVVTNIHSRIGIKDEAYKSLLERAINSHPLGRVGDVFEVAEAVAFLASSKASFTTGALFPIDGGKHNLTPR